The genomic segment GAATGTCACAGATATCACAGAGATTGCAAAAGGTGCGGAAGCAGGCGGTGCAGATGCGGTATCCCTGATCAATACACTGACAGGAATGAAGATTGATATCAACAGGAAGACTTTTGCGCTTGCAAATAAAACCGGTGGTGTTTCCGGACCGATCGTGAAACCGATTGCTGTCCGTATGGTTTATCAGGTTGCACAGGCAGTCAATATCCCGATCATCGGAATGGGCGGAATTTCCTGCGCAGAGGATGCAATTGAGTTTATTCTTGCAGGAGCCAGCGCAGTATCTGTGGGTACGGCAAATTTCCACAATCCGGCAGTGACACTGGACGTGATCGATGGAATTGAAGCGTATATGAAGAAGAATGGATTCAATTCCGTAAAAGAGATGGTTGGTATTGTAAAATAAAACAGATACAGGAGGCATAACATAAGATGGAACAGTATAAACAGGAATTTATTGAATTTATGGTAGACAGTGAAGTTCTGAAATTCGGAGAATTTACCCTTAAAAGCGGAAGAAAGTCCCCGTTTTTTATGAATGCAGGCGGATATGTGACAGGTTCTCAGTTAAAGAAACTGGGTGAGTACTACGCACATGCTATTCATGATAAATATGGCGATGATTTCGATGTGCTTTTTGGACCTGCATATAAGGGAATCCCGTTAAGTGTTGTAACTGCAATTGCATTCAGCGAATTATATGGAAAAGAAATCCGCTACTGTTCAGACCGTAAGGAAGAAAAAGACCATGGTGCAGATAAGGGAAGCTTCCTCGGAAGTAAATTAAAAGACGGCGATCGTGTAGTGATGATCGAAGATGTAACAACATCCGGTAAAT from the Blautia wexlerae DSM 19850 genome contains:
- the pyrE gene encoding orotate phosphoribosyltransferase; the protein is MEQYKQEFIEFMVDSEVLKFGEFTLKSGRKSPFFMNAGGYVTGSQLKKLGEYYAHAIHDKYGDDFDVLFGPAYKGIPLSVVTAIAFSELYGKEIRYCSDRKEEKDHGADKGSFLGSKLKDGDRVVMIEDVTTSGKSMEETVPKVKGAADVEIVGLMVSLDRMEVGKGGVKCALDEVHDLYGFETNAIVTMKEVIEHLYNKEYKGKVIIDDTLKAAIDAYYEQYGAK